One Rubripirellula reticaptiva genomic region harbors:
- a CDS encoding Gfo/Idh/MocA family protein, with protein sequence MNALKVAVVGTGFIGPVHVEALRRAGQIVTGIVGSSPEKSAASAARLGLPKGYASLADVLADDEVQSVHIATPNELHFEQAAAVLRSGRHVLCEKPLAMTSSQTAELLQIAAKSGCVAGVAYNIRFYPLCHEAASRVAAGSIGEVMHVHGSYVQDWLLRPTDYNWRVESKAGGELRAVADIGTHWLDLVQFVTGRKVVSVMADLRTVHPNRLRPIGGAETFSGAAKSAANPPTESVRVDTEDCGTVMLQLDSGANGCLWVSQTTAGRKNMCQFEIGGTEQSLAWNSQSPNDLWIGNRDRASETLIRDPALMSDSAAGISQYPGGHNEGFPDTFKQMFRTFYGYIAAGDFAATAPFPTFTDGDREVRLCEAVLASHRERRWVDV encoded by the coding sequence ATGAACGCATTGAAAGTTGCCGTCGTCGGCACCGGATTTATCGGTCCCGTCCACGTCGAAGCCCTACGCCGGGCTGGCCAGATCGTGACGGGGATCGTCGGTTCGTCGCCCGAAAAATCAGCAGCTTCCGCAGCCCGGTTGGGGCTTCCCAAAGGTTACGCCTCGCTGGCGGATGTGCTAGCCGATGACGAAGTCCAGTCCGTTCATATCGCCACGCCTAACGAGCTGCATTTCGAACAAGCCGCGGCGGTGCTGCGGTCGGGCCGCCATGTCTTGTGCGAAAAACCATTGGCGATGACTTCGTCGCAAACAGCCGAGCTTTTGCAGATTGCGGCCAAAAGTGGCTGCGTTGCCGGCGTGGCGTACAACATTCGGTTCTATCCGCTCTGTCACGAAGCCGCGTCGCGAGTCGCTGCTGGATCGATCGGTGAAGTGATGCACGTTCACGGATCGTACGTGCAAGACTGGTTGCTGCGTCCGACCGACTACAACTGGCGAGTCGAATCGAAGGCCGGCGGTGAACTGCGAGCTGTCGCGGACATTGGCACCCACTGGCTGGATTTGGTGCAGTTCGTGACCGGACGCAAAGTCGTTTCGGTGATGGCGGACTTACGAACAGTGCATCCGAATCGCCTACGCCCAATCGGCGGCGCCGAAACGTTCTCGGGAGCTGCGAAATCAGCGGCGAATCCGCCAACGGAATCGGTCCGCGTTGATACCGAAGACTGCGGTACCGTGATGCTGCAGCTCGACTCCGGTGCAAACGGATGTCTTTGGGTTTCGCAAACGACGGCCGGACGCAAAAACATGTGCCAGTTCGAGATCGGTGGCACCGAACAGTCGCTGGCCTGGAACAGCCAATCGCCGAACGATTTGTGGATCGGCAACCGGGATCGAGCCAGTGAAACGTTGATTCGGGATCCTGCGTTGATGAGCGATTCGGCCGCCGGGATTTCGCAGTATCCGGGCGGGCACAACGAAGGGTTCCCGGACACCTTCAAGCAGATGTTTCGGACGTTTTATGGCTACATTGCCGCCGGCGACTTCGCCGCCACTGCTCCGTTTCCAACGTTTACCGATGGCGATCGCGAAGTTCGGCTATGTGAAGCCGTGTTGGCCAGTCATCGCGAAAGGCGTTGGGTGGACGTTTGA
- a CDS encoding tetratricopeptide repeat protein produces MTWRKKACFAAATVVAFFGMIEIGLAVLGLPKDRVLEDPYVGFSSQIPLMKESIDEQGQVLMVTAPEKLRLFNPQSFAAKKPTGVKRIFCVGGSTTFGRPFDDATSYSGYLRKLLPETGSSNQWEVINAGGVSYASYRVASVMEELVQFEPDIFIVYSAHNEFLERRTYAGLIETPRWKLAIDAALRKTRTFAVLQDAVDEVRGRDDSPIEMLPGEVDERLNHTVGPVDYVRDDAWTADVLRHYRSNLERMISIARHADAAIVFVEPSCNEKDCAPFKSDDDHFERGTGFFEQGLFDEASDEFLAAIDRDICSLRATSAIREIVREVSSENGVPLVRFNDLLHTMCETEYGHSCLGNEYFLDHVHPTVDVHGKFARQIIETLVRSGQVDGTVPDTTATARVDAAIRGAIDVDDQAIAFRNLAKVLHWAGKFSEAQRSAEDALRLRPSDPESLFVLADCLTQQGRPNEAIERYEQLFEVAEYERAILPFAFVLADAGHLETAKFYATLATASEKLRTREAALDLLVSIHLSLGEDQLAAEAGTHLSD; encoded by the coding sequence TTGACGTGGCGCAAAAAAGCATGCTTTGCCGCGGCAACCGTTGTAGCTTTCTTTGGCATGATCGAAATCGGCTTGGCTGTCCTAGGTCTGCCGAAAGATCGAGTCCTGGAAGATCCCTACGTCGGTTTTTCATCGCAGATTCCGTTGATGAAAGAGTCAATCGACGAACAGGGGCAGGTTTTGATGGTCACCGCGCCGGAAAAACTTCGCCTGTTCAATCCGCAATCCTTCGCGGCCAAAAAGCCAACAGGCGTTAAGCGGATTTTTTGTGTGGGTGGGTCGACAACGTTTGGGCGTCCCTTCGACGATGCGACTTCGTACAGTGGCTACCTTCGCAAGTTGTTGCCTGAAACTGGCTCATCGAATCAATGGGAGGTGATCAACGCGGGCGGAGTCAGCTATGCCAGTTATCGAGTCGCGTCGGTGATGGAAGAACTGGTGCAGTTCGAACCGGACATCTTCATTGTCTATTCGGCGCATAACGAATTTTTGGAACGCCGAACCTACGCAGGGCTCATCGAAACGCCGCGTTGGAAACTGGCGATTGATGCGGCGCTTCGAAAGACGCGAACCTTCGCCGTGCTTCAGGACGCAGTGGATGAAGTTCGCGGGCGTGATGACTCGCCGATCGAAATGTTGCCAGGCGAAGTTGATGAACGGCTCAATCACACCGTCGGTCCCGTCGACTATGTAAGAGACGACGCCTGGACCGCCGACGTGCTGCGGCATTATCGGTCCAACTTGGAACGCATGATTTCAATCGCTCGACACGCCGACGCGGCGATTGTTTTTGTTGAACCCTCCTGCAACGAAAAAGACTGTGCGCCGTTCAAAAGTGATGACGACCATTTTGAACGTGGTACTGGGTTCTTTGAGCAAGGGCTTTTTGACGAAGCGAGTGATGAATTTCTGGCCGCAATCGACCGTGACATTTGCTCCCTGCGAGCGACATCAGCGATCCGTGAAATTGTCCGCGAAGTATCCAGCGAAAACGGTGTCCCGTTGGTTCGGTTCAACGACCTTCTGCACACGATGTGCGAGACCGAATACGGGCACTCCTGTTTGGGTAACGAGTATTTTCTCGATCACGTTCATCCGACGGTCGACGTGCATGGAAAGTTCGCTCGCCAGATCATAGAAACACTGGTCCGTTCAGGACAAGTCGACGGCACGGTCCCCGACACCACTGCAACGGCGCGCGTGGACGCTGCGATTCGCGGGGCTATCGACGTCGACGATCAAGCGATTGCGTTCCGCAATTTAGCGAAAGTGTTGCACTGGGCCGGGAAGTTTTCCGAGGCGCAGCGATCAGCGGAAGATGCGCTACGACTTCGGCCGAGCGACCCCGAAAGTCTGTTCGTGTTGGCGGATTGTTTGACTCAGCAAGGCAGGCCCAACGAAGCGATCGAACGCTACGAGCAGCTTTTTGAGGTAGCAGAATATGAACGAGCGATTTTACCGTTCGCGTTTGTGCTAGCCGACGCCGGCCATCTAGAAACGGCAAAGTTCTATGCCACTCTAGCGACCGCGTCCGAGAAGCTTCGCACACGCGAAGCAGCACTGGACCTATTGGTCAGCATTCATCTATCGCTAGGCGAAGATCAACTAGCCGCCGAAGCAGGGACGCATTTGAGTGACTAA